The genomic segment CTGTTGTGGAGGCTGTGGTTGAGGCTGCGGCTCCTGTTGTGGAGGCTTTTGAGGCTGCGGCCCCTGTCATTGAAGCTGTGGCCGAAGCTGCGGCCCCTGTTGTTGAAGCTGTTGCTGAGGCCGTGGCTCCTGTTGCTGAGGCTGTGGCTCCTGCCGTTGAGGCTGCGGTCCCTGTAGCTGAGGCTATGGTAGAGGCCGTGGCTCCTGCCGTTGAGGCTGCGGTCCCTGTCATTGAAGCTGTGACAGAAGCTGTGGCCCCTGTTGTAGAGGCTGTTGAGGATGCGGCCCCTGTTGTGGAGGCTGTGGCTCCTGCCATTGAGGCTGTGGCTCCTGCCATTGAGGCTGCGGACCCTGTCATTGAAGCTGTAGCCCCTGTTGCTGAGGCTGTTGAGGCTGCGGCCCCTGTTGTTGAGGCTGTGGCAGAAGCTGCAGCCCCTGTTGTTGAGGCTGTGGCCCCCATCATTGAAGAAGCCCCTCCTGTAGCAGCTCCCCATGTTGTGGAGGCTGACCCTGAGGCCGTtatggaggctgctccagcagTTGAAGTTGCCCCTGTTATTGAGGCTGCCCCAGAACCAGTTGCTGAAAGTTCTATTGAAGCCCCACTGGCTGAAGCTCCTATCGAGGCTGCCCCCGCTGTGGAAGCTGAAACCCCAGTAGAGGAGAGCCCAGAGGCTGTGGTGGCAGCGGCTCCAGTTGAGGAGCTGGTGGATCCTGCGCCAGTCTTGGCTGAAGCAGCAGGGGAAGAACTCCAGGCCCCGGATGAGCCTGAACCTGTTGAATCCCCTGAGGGTACACACTGatgcaccaccgcctcctccaccatTAGATATGCTCCTTCTCTTTCCCATCTGGATTGGGCTGTATTTGCATTGAGTAAATGATATTGTGTATAGGTTAAGGATAAACTGTAAATATACTCTGATACAAACCACATTTGTAtcactctttccctctttgCCTCTCATGTCACCATCCCTGATTGGTGGTCACTGTACTGCCATCTCCTTGTAACcagccattgcatgtctttgcaTTCACCTGCATCGCTGTTTGACTAACATATACGGCATTGGACTCATTGTTAGTGCCACCCTCTTGACTTCTGCAGTCTTGAGGTTAACATAGTAACTTCATGTTCAAAAAGTAATATTCCCTTtcctttttttgtaatttaaaaCAATCCTGTCTTTTCCTCGTGTTTCACTGTTGAGGGAATCACCGTCTTTCCTTTCCCACTTGAATAATTCACGCAACTTCTCTGTACACCTTCCCACACACTTGTAATGTTTTTTATGGTTGTTGCATGGTAAAGTAATATTATCCATCCTTCCCAAACTTTTTCCATTGGTTTGTGTTTTGGATACTGTAACTGTAACCTCTCCTAACTGTTTTCTTCCTGATTGAATCGCACTGTTTGGGTTTACGGGTTGCCAGAGAGGATTGACTAGCACACTTCTTCTTTTGTCAAAAGTAGATCTGAAGCTGCAGCTGCATCTGCCTATGAGATGACATGAGTAACCTTCCGGTCTTGCAGTAATAACAAGTCTGGTTTTGCGAGTTTAGTATGACCTTTCACCGCAAACCTCTAACCCGTCaacccttttttatttattgccaCCACCTTTGTCTTTTCCTATTTAACCCTGTGCAAACTCTGCCCACTATCCCAGGTTCTGGTGTCCTGCATGAGGTTCTAtggatttaaaatgtttatccTAGCCAAATTGGACTGATCCTACCATCAGTTCCTTCCAACCAAGAGTTGGCATTCTTTACCTTTCAATAATTGTTGCATTTTCTCCTTCAGCACAACTAGATCCCATTCAGAAGCTCTTCGTGGATTCCATAAGGGCGTACAACGCAAGCAGCCAGTAAGTCGATTGCATCGGAGGTACAAACACTTGTATCCAGTCTGTCCCGCCTCCCACTCATAAGTAGCTGGTGTACTGCACTAGCATGTGTAAGCTGACACTGACCCCTTGAACTTTGACCCCAGGGCTAGCGGCGGGTTGGTGGATGCGGGGGCAGAGTATCAGAAGGCCCTGGCTGAGGAGATGACCAAACTGCAGAGACTCTACGGTGGCGGGGACCTCGAATCCTTCCCTGAGTTCAAGTTTCACGGTGAGTCGACCACACCAAGGGTTCCCCAGCCGTGTTGTCATAGTAGGGTTTAATATTATAATTGAAAGCGTGAGATGGTGGGTGGGATATTCCATTAATTGTTGTTTGATCCTTGTTGTTTTccagtctttttttttattttgctttttttGCATAATCTCTGAGCTCTATTTGGTTTTAATGTCATGGAAGTATTCTGAGGGAGTGATTGGAGATGATTTCAAAGTATTATCATGGAATATGATCTTGACATGCATGATTTGAAGCAGATTcatttaagaaaaataaaattgtaGATTAATTTCTATAATCTATTCCTTCTACTCCCTATTTATGTTTCAGAACCCAAGTTGAGTGAAGTTTCCTCCAAATGAAGACCTGCACTTTTTTATGACATGTTTttccctctcagtctctcctGTGCTTTCACTTAAGcagtgttaaaataaaatatcctGTCTGCTATTTTTCTATGTGTGAATGTAGATGGAGCCCTTAGATATTCCAATGGAATTTAACCCTTTTGTGTTGGTGTTTCTCTGGAAGAACTGTAGAACTGTGAAAATCTGCTTCTGCGTAGCAGATaaggaaaagaaaacaaataaactccaattcatgtttgtttttatggctGATGGTCTCTTTTATTGTTTCTGATACGCACCATGACATTGAAAATTATTCTTTCCATAGCTTACAGATGGATTACATTTTTTCAGAAATACATGTTAACCTTTCTCAAGGGCATTGCAACCATGTTCAGTCCAGCCAGATGGAGTTCCTGTTGTGAATTCAGGTAAATTCTTCATTAGATCAGCCCTGAAAAGCCCATGGGTCAGTTTTGGGACAAGACATTATTGATCAGTAATGAAACCTGCGTTCCATTTATTTTACCAGATGGTACATTAACATGTACAAACACGACTTTTGAAACCAAACCATTATTTGCACATTCATTCCTTGTATTTTGATGAACAGCTCTAAGTATATAACTGTTTATGTTTGTCCTTGTATAGCCTTCTGTATACAATGTTTATTCATTACAATAAAACCTAAATGAAGGTGCAGCTAGAATTGGAGTGAATTAgaatattgtggaaaaataaattaattcaatTTTAACCGAATTGAAACTCAGATTCATTATACCGAAAGGGAAATACTTCaagcctttatttgtattaatcttAAATATGGCTTACAGCTCATATCCCCCAAATGCAGTATCTTAAATATATCACATTACACCAGTAAAAAGATTTTTATCCGGAAATGTCTTGTATATGTAATCAGCAATTGGTTGGTACACCTTTTGCATGAATTACTGCATCAATGCAGAGTGGCATGGAGTCGATCAGCCTTCGGCCCTGCTGAGGTGTTATGGAAGCCCAGGTGacttcgatagcggccttaagcgCGTCTGCATTATTGCGTCTCGTGTTTCTCATCTTCCTCTTGACAATACCCCATACATtttctatggggttcaggtcaggcgATTTTTCTGGCCAATCAAGCAGAGCTATGGTCATTAAACCAGCTATTGGTACTTTTGGCAGTGTGGGCAAGTGCGAAGTCCTGTTGGAAAAGGAAATCAGCATCTCCATAGAGCTGTTCAGAGAAGTAGGCATGAAATTCTCTCAAATCTCCTGGTAGACGGCTGCGCTTAATTTGTACTTGCCTCTCCCTTCTTCCTCCAGAATCTTGTATACAACATACTCAACGCCAGACGCTTTTGACGTTGGCTCTGGTCCAGGAGTGGCTTGACTCAAGGAATGCAACAGTTGTCGTAGGCCATGTCCTGGATATGTCTGTGCGTGGTGGCTCTTGATGCTCTGACTGATGCCTCAGTCCACTCCTTGTGATGCTCCCACTATTTTTAATGGCCTTTGCTTGACAACCCTCTCAGGGCAGCGGTTATTCCTGTTGCTTGTGCACTTTTTTCCACCGCACTTTCTCCTTCAACTCAACTTTCTGTGAGTGGGCTTGGATGCAGCACTCTGTGAACAGCCAGCTTCTTTAGCAATGACATTTTGAGGCTTAGCCCCCTTGTGGAGGGTGTAAATGGCTATCTTCTGCAAAACGGTCAAGTCAGCTGACTTCACCATTATTATGAAGCCTACTGAACAGGACTGACAGACCATTAAGAGGCTCAGGAAACCTTTGCAGGTATTCTGATAGATTAGAATTTGACACCTTGAGTCTACAATATTCAAATTGTCTGATATACAGAATTCTGGGTTTTCATAAACTGTAAACCATAACAATCgagattaatacaaataaaggatTACAATATTTCACTTTGGGTGCAAACAAAATCTATATTACAtaatttattgtgtgtgtgtgtgtgtgtgtgtgtgtgtgtgtgtgtgtgtgtgtgtgtgtgtgtatatagctAGCTATATTGTTATTATGTAAATGGTTTACGTCATTATGACCACAAAAATAGATATACTTTTTactctttatatatatttatttatatatatatgtaatattatttatatatttgtgttttacTAATCCCGGTTTCTACCCGGAACATAATATTGGTAACACAAAATGGCGACCTCCTTGCTGCGGATAGGACGACTTGGGTCTCTCAAGGTAATAATACTAAAATGTAACCATAACACGTTTTTATGATGTCGTGTTGTCGTTCATCAAAAGGAAAATCAACAATTTAACAGGTGATACTACACACACGGTATATATCTCCGCCCACTGTACCGTCCTGGATATTGTCTGACCCCGGTCGGACTGCTGAAGTTCAGGGATGGTACCGTAGTACAGATTACTATAGGAGGGGACACATTGGAATGTTAAAAACGTTTCTGTTTTCTGTAGTCAAAGTCAACATTGTAACACAAAACAGTGCGGTTGCGGATTTTTTTGGACATAATTTAGGAAGCAAGTGTCACTGTCGTGTTGTAATTCGGTGCCCTCCATTGCCATACACATGTCAAAGAGGTGAATCAGCTCCTGACTCACACCATCTTAAGGTAGGGCCTTTACGCTCCAAACCAGCTTAAGGTAGGGCCTTGACCTCATTCCTTTAAATGAACAGGCGTAGTAAATTCTATTCAACATGGTCAATAAAATGTCTTACACTTAATATGCCCCTCTTTGAATGGCACAGTTGTTGTCCCTTATGGAATGACTTTTGAGGTGCACTATATATTTGTTGACCTAACCCAATCAACAATAGTATACGTTATTCCTATGTATCTCTATCATACCTAATCCAAGTACTAGGCTTGCACTACCATTGGGTTATCATCGTTCTCTTGTATTGGGTTCAAGGACCAAGCCAAACTGATTTAAGGAATTTTTTTGCTCTCACCATAATTCCTTCGAAGTAGATTGTTGCCTCCTGGTGAGAGGCAACCAAATCACAACCTACTAAGTGTATCtcagtttgtgaatgatgtcaCTGCTTCAAATAATAAAGCCTATTCATAACTTTCAAAGTCTCCATTGTACGATTTAGTAGCATGTTGACCACAGTTTGAGAGTTCTTGACCTCCAGCTCTCCTGAATCTTCatcctgttgtttgtgtttgtggtccTCTTGTTTGCAGGCCTTGCAGCTGGAGAGCTGGGGTGGTGTGCTGCGCTGGCCAGCGGCGGCTCTCTGCACACAGGGAGGGGAGCCCCCAGCTAACCCGGGAAAAGCTCAGAGCAAGAGTAAGGCCTTTTTCACTCCTCCACTCTTATCCTCTTCTTACCCCTCtatacattttgtttgtttattgtcatttaaataatgtttaatGACAAAGATGATGTGGTTATCTTTCATAATGTTATTGTAACATTTATTACCCACTTCCATCTGCATCCATTGTCAAGTTCATAGTAAATAAAGTTAATGGGTATAACTTCATTTATTCACTTGTTAAAGTGGCAATCTCAAAGATCTCCCAACAATTtgaatttaaataaatgtcagtTAAGTCACAATTGCCAAATTAGGTTTCACAATCGTAAAAGCAGAATGATGAAAGCCCTTGCAGTATTAGCAATGTTACGAactgggtgttggtggtgacaTTACTGCCATTCATTCAAATAACAAGGGGCATGCAGTGGTGGTACCAGAGAGGGTTTGGAAGAGCTAGTctaacagagtgtgtgtgtgtgtgtgtgtgtgttgcggcgcactgtttatttttcttaaGTTAAGTGCCACCAAAAAGAACGGATATAAGATCTTGAGATTTCCACTTTAGTTTTTCCATACTTCAGCTCCTGATAAGATGTCTATTGTCTTTGTTGAATCAATCCTGTAAAGCATAATCAAAATAACCAGACAACTTATTAACCAAAGTTACTTTCAATTGTTCAACCTGGGTTTATTGTAAGAGTTCTTAAGTGTGCCTAAGATACTTTGACAACCATATATTTCCTTCTTTGATTCTATCGATATTCTGCCCTAAAATATTATTGTGTACACTTGCTTGGATCTAAACAAGGGGGACCAGAAACCTATTCCAGAATGGCGACATGAGAGCTTCTTTCTCTTAGATGTGATTCCAGTCGAGCATTTGACCCAATTCCATGTGGCTTTTTAACTGTTTTAACCGTTCTCCTCTGCAGTAGAGGCTCCGGATGACAGAGCAACCTTGCTAGCCTACAAGACTGCTGTCGCCTTTCCCGTTAGGCTTGCACCCGCTGGGTTTCCCCCAGCTCATCTTCTAGGTGAACCCCTTCCTGAGGCCATCCCTGTTGGTCAGACAGCTGTGGCCGCCGCAGCCGTGGAAGCTAGTCCAGCGGGCCATGTCGAAACGATTACCCAAACCCTGCCTCCTGTCACTGAGGCTGCTCCTCCTGTTTACACTGAGCCAGTCCTGCAGGCCGCTGTGgaaacccctccctctctacctgaGGCGGCGGTTACCGAAACTCCCGTTGTTGCCAAAACTACAGATGACGTGGCTCCAGcagctgaccctaaccctaaccccgatgAGAGAGCATCCTTGCTAGCCTACAAGTCCGCAGTCGCCTTCCCCGTTAGGCTTGCATCCCCCGGGTTTCCCCCAGCTCATCTTCTAGGTGAACCCCAACCTGAGGTCATCCCTGTTGGTCAGACAGCTGTGGCCGCCGCAGCTGCTGCCACGCTCGCCCCTCCTGCAACCACAGCTATTGAAGCACCACTTGCCAAAGAGCTCCTTGAGGAAGCTAGTCCAGCGGGCCATGTCGACCCGATTACCGTCGCTGAGGCCGCTCCTCATGTTATCCCTGACCCAGCCCCGGAGGTCGCTGTTGAAACCCAACCCACCCTAACTGAGGCGGCAGTTACCGAAACTCCCGTTGTTGCCAAAACTACAGATGACGTGACTCCAGCAGCTGCCACCTCCTCTCGGCCCAAAGAGCCATCGGCAGACGgatcgtcctcttcctcttcatccagCAGCGACTCTGACTCCGACTCCGACTCTGATTCTGAAGACTCCGAAGAGGGAGTCAAGACGAAGACGAAGGAGTCCTCTGCcacagcgccctctgctggagaGGTCGGCGTGAGCCAAGACGCCGTCGCTCCCGGGGACAACATGAAGACCGGAGATATCAAGCCGGAGACGGCTGCGTTCGAAACCATTCCGGTGGACAGCCCTCCTACCTCAGCTACCCAGGCCACAGAAGAAGCTGAGGTTTCCGTAGATACGGATGCTGCAGCGGTCTCCAGTGAGGCGTCCGAGGAGTTGGTGGACTCCGCTCCACAGATCTCCTCTGCGGCTGAAGAATCAATCGCAGACGCGGCTCCCCGGGTCCAAGAACACGCCGCCGAGCTAGCATCTGACCCCCAACCAACACCAGACAAACCCATCGaaacctctcctcccccttcttcttcctcttctctggaaACCCCATCGGAAGGACCAGCGGTTCTTGAGGCTGCAGCCGAAGCTCACGTAGAACCGGAACCCTGGGCCCCGTTAGAAGCAGCAGAAGCCCTACCTGAAGCTCCACTGGTTGAAGCGGTGGCTGAAACTCCTCTTGAAGCTGAACATGTGGCAGAAGAAAGCCCTGAGTCCGTGTCTGTGGCCCCAGCCGAGGTGGCATCTGAGGCTGTGGTTAAAGCAGAGGCCCCTGTAGAGGGCGCTGAGGAGCTGATGGATACAGCTCCAGTCTTGACTGAAGCTGCAGGGGAGGAACTCCAAGCTGTGGAAGTTACACATGCAGAAGAAGCTCCATCCGCTGTGGAAgctgcagccccagcagcagaagAGAGCCCAAAGTCTGTATCTGAAGTGGCCCCAGCCGAGCTGGCCCCTGAGGCTGCAGTTGAGGCAGCGGCCCCTGTAGGGGGCTCTGATGAGCTGGTGGATCCTGCCCCAGTCTTGACTGAAGCTGCAGGGGAGGAACTCCAAGCAGAGAGCCCAGCTGAGCCTGAGGCTGTTGAAGCGTCTGAGGGTATACAccgcaccaccacctccaccctaaaccctactccctctcccgctccacTGTGGATCTTAAAACACCCCACACCTCACCATCCTATACAGATATACAACGTCAAAGTGTTCATGAAGGTGGCATCGATATCCCCACAAAGCATGGGTCAAGTAGTTGTGTCTCGGTGCTGTCCCTGAAATTTAGTTTTAGCAATTTAGAAATGTTAGTTTAAAATACCTCCCTCACATAGATGCTTCTGCATTAATAGCCTTTCTTTCTCAATAGCTCTTTCATGTTCACCCCATTGTTTCCTTTGCCATTCATCCCAAAGAGGTAGTCTCAGTGAAGCCCTAGGCCTCTCTAACATGCTGGCTTTCCGCTTGTCTATTTCCAGTCGATCGCTACACTAGTCATTAACTGAAAAGAAATCCAAACATGAGATATAAGCTAAAGTGCTCGGGACAGGGTCACGTTGCATTCATCTTCTACATGATTCTGTTGCCACCTAAATGACTCCATGACATTCATTTTCACTGACAATAGTTTAGGATTGATTCTGTGGCTTGCATGAACCCAGGAACTGATATGATCATTATACTGCCTTGGTTACCCCctctacatgcacatcatatacAATTTGAGGTTTCTGCAGACGTCCGCAGAGCCTGTGCGTCCTCTCATGCTTGCAGATAGTAACTACTAATCTTAACAATATTTACCATCCTCCTTCTGTTGATTTTGGATCTAAACTCTTTTCTGAATATCCTAAAAGGCAGCTGCACTACCAGAGGACTTTGGAAACATTTCTCTTGTGttgtataatttattttttgtatattttggtTGCGTTGTTCATCACCTCTTTTGCCCATCTTCTACGGTGTTTTGGACTACTATGATTTACTAGTTATATTTCATCGGGTACTGTTGACATTTTATCCCCATGGTCAGGTGGTGCCGGCTAATGCTAtcgctaatgctaatgctacagTGCACAAACTCCACAGTTTGGATACAGTTAGAGGAGTGTCTAAACATTTCTCTGCTGTAATGGTTAACCTGAGGTGTGccagctaatgctaatgctatggCTAATGCTACAATGCTCAGGGTTCCAGTTACAGAGGAGGATGCGGTCCTCCACACCAGCAGGTTTTAAATGAAGTCACCTGGGAGACATTTGGGATCAGGGGAGGTCTTCCTGGAAGCAATGGATAAAGTGAACCAGATGTTGCAAACCTTATggcatattattatatatttcttcattttaaatatctttattttattgtgttcCTAAGATATATTATTGTGCGTGCGAAAGGTATTTGCAATTCTTAGttttatcatatatatattaaccaGCACATCTTGTTAGCTTGGTCGACTGCTTCCTGGTATACACCCTCCCCTTCCAGGGATACACCCTCCCCTTACACACCTCTGGCTGCAGTTTATTTCTTTCCTTAACACCCAGGGGTGTTGTGCGCCCTTCTCCTTGGTCAAACTCCTACTCCTCCACATTGGTGTTAGATATGTCAGTTAATGAACACCATAAATGCATGTCTTCTAAAACATCCTGCCGTTTCAACTCTTTTAATCCCCAAAAAAGGGTGCGTCTATTAATGTCGTGTGTGCGCTGGTTGTGAGTAGATTCCCATGGATAACTGTCTCAGTGTATCACCGCATGTCTGCATCGTGGGCTCTGATTCTGACTCTGCAACCAAGTGTATCTTATgctttccttccccccccc from the Gadus macrocephalus chromosome 20, ASM3116895v1 genome contains:
- the si:ch211-140m22.7 gene encoding fibrous sheath CABYR-binding protein isoform X9, with amino-acid sequence MATSLLRMGRLGSSLKCLRPESCRSPNRVSAVAALSTKSGGGKKPIKKVNQDKKPGKTYFDIEKLVQHKTFVEMPKKDPALMVAVAEAAAASKPAAEPLAAAVTAEPAANIPVVEAPVAEAMTPVVEAAAPVVEAVEAAAPVVEAAAPVIEAVAEAAAPVVEAVAEAVAPVAEAAVEDAAPVVEAVAPAIEAVAPAIEAADPVIEAVAPVAEAVEAAAPVVEAVAEAAAPVVEAVAPIIEEAPPVAAPHVVEADPEAVMEAAPAVEVAPVIEAAPEPVAESSIEAPLAEAPIEAAPAVEAETPVEESPEAVVAAAPVEELVDPAPVLAEAAGEELQAPDEPEPVESPEAQLDPIQKLFVDSIRAYNASSQASGGLVDAGAEYQKALAEEMTKLQRLYGGGDLESFPEFKFHEPKLSEVSSK
- the si:ch211-140m22.7 gene encoding fibrous sheath CABYR-binding protein isoform X6 yields the protein MATSLLRMGRLGSSLKCLRPESCRSPNRVSAVAALSTKSGGGKKPIKKVNQDKKPGKTYFDIEKLVQHKTFVEMPKKDPALMVAVAEAAAASKPAAEPLAAAVTAEPAANIPVVEAPVAEAMTPVVEAAAPVVEAVEAAAPAFEAAAPVIEAVAEAAAPVVEAVAEAVAPVAEAVAPAVEAAVPVAEAMVEAVAPAVEAAVPVIEAVTEAVAPVVEAVEDAAPVVEAVAPAIEAVAPAIEAADPVIEAVAPVAEAVEAAAPVVEAVAEAAAPVVEAVAPIIEEAPPVAAPHVVEADPEAVMEAAPAVEVAPVIEAAPEPVAESSIEAPLAEAPIEAAPAVEAETPVEESPEAVVAAAPVEELVDPAPVLAEAAGEELQAPDEPEPVESPEAQLDPIQKLFVDSIRAYNASSQASGGLVDAGAEYQKALAEEMTKLQRLYGGGDLESFPEFKFHEPKLSEVSSK
- the si:ch211-140m22.7 gene encoding calphotin isoform X11 gives rise to the protein MATSLLRMGRLGSSLKCLRPESCRSPNRVSAVAALSTKSGGGKKPIKKVNQDKKPGKTYFDIEKLVQHKTFVEMPKKDPALMVAVAEAAAASKPAAEPLAAAVTAEPAANIPVVEAPVAEAMTPVVEAAAPVVEAVEAAAPVVEAAAPAAAPVVEAVAEAAAPVVEAVAPIIEEAPPVAAPHVVEADPEAVMEAAPAVEVAPVIEAAPEPVAESSIEAPLAEAPIEAAPAVEAETPVEESPEAVVAAAPVEELVDPAPVLAEAAGEELQAPDEPEPVESPEAQLDPIQKLFVDSIRAYNASSQASGGLVDAGAEYQKALAEEMTKLQRLYGGGDLESFPEFKFHEPKLSEVSSK
- the si:ch211-140m22.7 gene encoding fibrous sheath CABYR-binding protein isoform X7, with the protein product MATSLLRMGRLGSSLKCLRPESCRSPNRVSAVAALSTKSGGGKKPIKKVNQDKKPGKTYFDIEKLVQHKTFVEMPKKDPALMVAVAEAAAASKPAAEPLAAAVTAEPAANIPVVEAPVAEAMTPVVEAAAPVVEAVEAAAPVVEAAAPVIEAVAEAAAPVVEAVAEAVAPVAEAVAPAVEAAVPVAEAMVEAVAPAVEAAVPVIEAVTEAVAPVVEAVEDAAPVVEAVAPAIEAVAPAIEAADPVIEAVAPVAEAVEAAAPVVEAVAEAAAPVVEAVAPIIEEAPPVAAPHVVEADPEAVMEAAPAVEVAPVIEAAPEPVAESSIEAPLAEAPIEAAPAVEAETPVEESPEAVVAAAPVEELVDPAPVLAEAAGEELQAPDEPEPVESPEAQLDPIQKLFVDSIRAYNASSQASGGLVDAGAEYQKALAEEMTKLQRLYGGGDLESFPEFKFHEPKLSEVSSK
- the si:ch211-140m22.7 gene encoding fibrous sheath CABYR-binding protein isoform X2; translated protein: MATSLLRMGRLGSSLKCLRPESCRSPNRVSAVAALSTKSGGGKKPIKKVNQDKKPGKTYFDIEKLVQHKTFVEMPKKDPALMVAVAEAAAASKPAAEPLAAAVTAEPAANIPVVEAPVAEAMTPVVEAAAPVVEAVEAAAPAVEAAAPVVEAAAPVVEAVVEAAAPVVEAVVEAAAPVVEAFEAAAPVIEAVAEAAAPVVEAVAEAVAPVAEAVAPAVEAAVPVAEAMVEAVAPAVEAAVPVIEAVTEAVAPVVEAVEDAAPVVEAVAPAIEAVAPAIEAADPVIEAVAPVAEAVEAAAPVVEAVAEAAAPVVEAVAPIIEEAPPVAAPHVVEADPEAVMEAAPAVEVAPVIEAAPEPVAESSIEAPLAEAPIEAAPAVEAETPVEESPEAVVAAAPVEELVDPAPVLAEAAGEELQAPDEPEPVESPEAQLDPIQKLFVDSIRAYNASSQASGGLVDAGAEYQKALAEEMTKLQRLYGGGDLESFPEFKFHEPKLSEVSSK
- the si:ch211-140m22.7 gene encoding calphotin isoform X8, which encodes MATSLLRMGRLGSSLKCLRPESCRSPNRVSAVAALSTKSGGGKKPIKKVNQDKKPGKTYFDIEKLVQHKTFVEMPKKDPALMVAVAEAAAASKPAAEPLAAAVTAEPAANIPVVEAPVAEAMTPVVEAAAPVVEAVEAAAPVVEAAAPVVEAVEAAAPVVEAAAPVVEAVVEAAAPVVEAVVEAAAPVVEAFEAAAPVIEAVAEAAAPVVEAVAEAVAPVAEAAVEAAAPVVEAVAEAAAPVVEAVAPIIEEAPPVAAPHVVEADPEAVMEAAPAVEVAPVIEAAPEPVAESSIEAPLAEAPIEAAPAVEAETPVEESPEAVVAAAPVEELVDPAPVLAEAAGEELQAPDEPEPVESPEAQLDPIQKLFVDSIRAYNASSQASGGLVDAGAEYQKALAEEMTKLQRLYGGGDLESFPEFKFHEPKLSEVSSK
- the si:ch211-140m22.7 gene encoding fibrous sheath CABYR-binding protein isoform X5; its protein translation is MATSLLRMGRLGSSLKCLRPESCRSPNRVSAVAALSTKSGGGKKPIKKVNQDKKPGKTYFDIEKLVQHKTFVEMPKKDPALMVAVAEAAAASKPAAEPLAAAVTAEPAANIPVVEAPVAEAMTPVVEAAAPVVEAVEAAAPVVEAAAPVVEAVEAAAPVVEAAAPVVEAVVEAAAPVVEAVVEAAAPVVEAFEAAAPVIEAVAEAAAPVVEAVAEAVAPVAEAAVEDAAPVVEAVAPAIEAVAPAIEAADPVIEAVAPVAEAVEAAAPVVEAVAEAAAPVVEAVAPIIEEAPPVAAPHVVEADPEAVMEAAPAVEVAPVIEAAPEPVAESSIEAPLAEAPIEAAPAVEAETPVEESPEAVVAAAPVEELVDPAPVLAEAAGEELQAPDEPEPVESPEAQLDPIQKLFVDSIRAYNASSQASGGLVDAGAEYQKALAEEMTKLQRLYGGGDLESFPEFKFHEPKLSEVSSK
- the si:ch211-140m22.7 gene encoding calphotin isoform X3; this encodes MATSLLRMGRLGSSLKCLRPESCRSPNRVSAVAALSTKSGGGKKPIKKVNQDKKPGKTYFDIEKLVQHKTFVEMPKKDPALMVAVAEAAAASKPAAEPLAAAVTAEPAANIPVVEAPVAEAMTPVVEAAAPVVEAVEAAAPVVEAAAPAAAPVVEAVVEAAAPVVEAVVEAAAPVVEAFEAAAPVIEAVAEAAAPVVEAVAEAVAPVAEAVAPAVEAAVPVAEAMVEAVAPAVEAAVPVIEAVTEAVAPVVEAVEDAAPVVEAVAPAIEAVAPAIEAADPVIEAVAPVAEAVEAAAPVVEAVAEAAAPVVEAVAPIIEEAPPVAAPHVVEADPEAVMEAAPAVEVAPVIEAAPEPVAESSIEAPLAEAPIEAAPAVEAETPVEESPEAVVAAAPVEELVDPAPVLAEAAGEELQAPDEPEPVESPEAQLDPIQKLFVDSIRAYNASSQASGGLVDAGAEYQKALAEEMTKLQRLYGGGDLESFPEFKFHEPKLSEVSSK
- the si:ch211-140m22.7 gene encoding calphotin isoform X1, which codes for MATSLLRMGRLGSSLKCLRPESCRSPNRVSAVAALSTKSGGGKKPIKKVNQDKKPGKTYFDIEKLVQHKTFVEMPKKDPALMVAVAEAAAASKPAAEPLAAAVTAEPAANIPVVEAPVAEAMTPVVEAAAPVVEAVEAAAPVVEAAAPVVEAVEAAAPVVEAAAPVVEAVVEAAAPVVEAVVEAAAPVVEAFEAAAPVIEAVAEAAAPVVEAVAEAVAPVAEAVAPAVEAAVPVAEAMVEAVAPAVEAAVPVIEAVTEAVAPVVEAVEDAAPVVEAVAPAIEAVAPAIEAADPVIEAVAPVAEAVEAAAPVVEAVAEAAAPVVEAVAPIIEEAPPVAAPHVVEADPEAVMEAAPAVEVAPVIEAAPEPVAESSIEAPLAEAPIEAAPAVEAETPVEESPEAVVAAAPVEELVDPAPVLAEAAGEELQAPDEPEPVESPEAQLDPIQKLFVDSIRAYNASSQASGGLVDAGAEYQKALAEEMTKLQRLYGGGDLESFPEFKFHEPKLSEVSSK
- the si:ch211-140m22.7 gene encoding translation initiation factor IF-2 isoform X4 gives rise to the protein MATSLLRMGRLGSSLKCLRPESCRSPNRVSAVAALSTKSGGGKKPIKKVNQDKKPGKTYFDIEKLVQHKTFVEMPKKDPALMVAVAEAAAASKPAAEPLAAAVTAEPAANIPVVEAPVAEAMTPVVEAAAPVVEAVEAAAPVVEAAAPVVEAVEAAAPVVEAAAPVVEAVVEAAAPVVEAVVEAAAPVVEAFEAAAPVIEAVAEAAAPVVEAVAEAVAPVAEAVAPAVEAAVPVAEAMVEAVAPAVEAAVPVIEAVTEAVAPVVEAVEAAAPVVEAVAEAAAPVVEAVAPIIEEAPPVAAPHVVEADPEAVMEAAPAVEVAPVIEAAPEPVAESSIEAPLAEAPIEAAPAVEAETPVEESPEAVVAAAPVEELVDPAPVLAEAAGEELQAPDEPEPVESPEAQLDPIQKLFVDSIRAYNASSQASGGLVDAGAEYQKALAEEMTKLQRLYGGGDLESFPEFKFHEPKLSEVSSK